Below is a genomic region from Sulfitobacter guttiformis.
GCATTATGTTTCTGTCGATTGGGGGCCGGAGTTTACCCATGCGCTTGCGCTGAACTTGCCACATCTGACAGATTCAGGCCGCTCTATGGCATTGGGCGCAATGGCCGCGGATTATATCGTGAACCGCAAAGCCGCTGCTTACCTTCCGGCAAGAACCGTAAAGCGGTATATGGAGCAAAATAAACTACATCTTGTAGCAGATGCACCACGGTTTCCCTATCCATCGTGGGTAGTTTGGCGCGACGACATTGAGCCAGACATCGCTGCAGTCGCCAAGTCAGCCCTAAAAAAAGTTACTCAAGCAGCTGAAAAAGAACAGGAAAATATCGTCTCCGATTTGGAGATCGTAGAACATTACGACCCTGCTCTCTTCCCTGCAATTACAAATGACTAATTATCGGTTTAAGGCTGAGTAATTCAAATTTCACTCATTTGAACAACATCCCTAAAAGAAGTGTCAGCAGAGATGCTAACGACCTTCCGGCACCTGCGCCGGGGGGCGCTGACAACTTCTCAAAAGGGAAACATTATGAACACCCTCTTCAAATTCGCCGCTGTCTCAACGCTGGCTCTGATGGTTGCTGCCCCTGCCATGGCGCAGTCAAACGCAAACACCGTGCTGAACGACAGCATCGACGACATCACAACGGATGTGAACCGCGACCTGAACCGCGCAAACGATGCCGACCGCTTTGGTCCGAACGGTGTTGCACAAGGCTGGCGCGGCTCCTTCGCTCTGTCTGCGTCCGGTACATCCGGCAACACAGACGAAGGCGATTTGTCTGCTGCTGGTCGTCTGACCTATGGCATCGGTGACTGGAACCACCTCGTTGGTTTCGCGGCTGAATACAGCGAAGCAAACGGCACAACCAGCGAAGAGAAATTCTTTGCAACATATGAAGGCAGCCGCTACTTCACCGAACGTCTGTATGCATTCGGTCTGGCACGCTACCAGTATGACGGCTTTCTCACCGACAATGACGGCGCCGAAATCCCAGGTGCGAGCCGCACAGACGCCTTCTTGGGCTTTGGTCCCGGCTACCGCGTCATCAACCGTGCCGACCTGACATGGCGTGTACAAGCGGGCCCTGGCATCCGCTACGTCAAACAGTCGAACGGTGATTCCGATACCGAAGCGAGCATGATCATCACATCGCGTTACTTCTACGGGATCAACGATCAGGTGTCGCTCACCATGGACACCGATATTCTGGGCTCCGAGACGGATACGATTTTCGCAAACGATGCGGGCATCAACTACAAGCTGACGGACAACCTGTCCACACGTATCAGCCTGCGTACCGAGTACACCACCGATCCGATCGGTGCCGACAAATCCACAGACAACACCTTTGGTGTGTCGTTGGTTCTGGGCTTTTAAGCACAGGGGACTGGAATTACCTCTCCGGTGGCTAGTGGCCTCGTGAAGCCGGAGGAGGAAAGAACAAGGGAGGATGGTTTGCGCCATCCTCCCTTGTTAATTCTGAAGGGCAGTTTCAGGGCAGCCAGCAAACGCACGAATGAAGCAGCAGTTTAGCCGCCAACCTTCTCGTCCACCGAAGCAGCCAATGCCTCTGCACGTGCAGCGAGCTCTGACAGGGTATCCGTGACAGATTGCGGCACCACAGGCACCTCGATCCGCTCGGGCTCGATTACAACATTGCGAAGTCCGGCCAACTCCGCCTCGCGCTCGGCCAGCTCTGCACGAATTTCCGTGATCTTGTCCTCGACGCTGGCGGTCTTGTCAGCCAGCATCAAACCAGCCATCAGCAGCATCCGCGCTTCGGGCATCCGGCCCACAGCATCGGCAAGCACCTGCGCCTCGTCATCCAGCATTTTGGCGGCGGAGTGCAGATAGCTTTCCTCCCCCTCCTGACAGGCAACATCGAAATGGCGTCCGCCAATGGAAATCTTGACCTCTGGCATTATGCGTCCTCCTGCGCGGATTTGTCGTCGTTGAGCGCAGTGTCGAGCAGTGGCTGCAAACTGGCGAGGATGGTCGAAGCCTCCGCCACGTCTGCTGCACGGGCTGCACGCAGGGCCTCAAGCTCGACCATCATTGATTTATTGATCAGATGGGCATCACCAACCCCTTCGGCATTTGCATCACGCAGCGAGGAGCAGACTTCGCTCAACTGGGCATTGGCGCGACGCACGCGCTGCAACTCGATATCAAGCTGCGCCATTCGTGCCTCGCTTGCATCGACGGTGGCGCGCAGCGTGGCAATTTCAGTCTCTGATTTGGTGCGCAGGGCCAGCACGCGCTCTTGCAGCTGGGCATTGGCTGTCCGCTCGTCCTCGAGCTGGCGCAGGGTTTCTTCATCCGGTGCGGGCGCTGACGTGCTGGCGGGCCCCAGTTTTTCAAGGCCGAAGGCGACCTGATCCATCGCCGCTGTTATGCGTCGCTGTAATTCTACGATATCGTTCATACGCCCTCTCGCTTCTCCGACGGTGCGGACCACGTTTGCGGTCACGAATCGGTTTGCCTATAATATTCAGCCAATCGTACCCAATGCACAGATAAAATACTGCCCCCCATTCAAATCAGCAGCTTGGCGCGCAAACTTCATGCCTTGCATCAATACCTCTGCGCCGCAGCCGCGCTTGATCTTTCGCCCTGCCCTGATATGCAGCAAAAAAACTGCGTTCATCTTTGCACAAGGAGCCATGTCGCGTGGATCTCAAAGCCCTCCAAGCCGCCAATCCCGATCACTGGTCAAAAGCCACCGCTATTCGCGCCCTCGCGCTTGATGCTGTGGCGCAGGCCAACTCCGGCCACTCCGGCATGCCAATCGGAATGGCCGATGTGGCCACAGTACTTTTCCAGAACCATCTGAAGTTTGACGCGGCCAATCCGCTGTGGCCCGATCGTGACCGCTTTATCCTGTCTGCGGGTCACGGCTCGATGCTGATTTATGCGCTGTTGCACCTTGTGGGCGATGTGCAATTTCCGATCGAGGAAATCCGCAATTTCCGGCAGATGGGCGCACGCACCGCTGGCCACCCAGAAAACTTCCTCGCTGATGCGATTGAGACAACGACCGGCCCGCTGGGTCAAGGCATTGCCAACTCCGTGGGCTTTGCCATGGCAGAAGAGATCCAGCGCGCGACTTACGGCGCCAAGGTTGTCGACCACTATACCTATGTTATCGCCGGCGACGGCTGTTTAATGGAAGGCGTGAGCCAGGAGGCGATTGCGCTTGCGGGACGTCACAAACTGTCGAAATTGATCGTAATGTGGGATAACAACAACATCACCATCGACGGACCAGTGAGCCTGTCGGACACCACAGACCAGGTTGCACGCTTTCGTGCCGCAGGCTGGGACGTGCAGGAAGTCGATGGCCATAACCCTGCCGAAATCGACGCAGCGTTGAATGCTGCCAAAAAGACCGACACTCCAAGCATGATCGCGTGCAAAACGCATATCGCCTTGGGCCATGCAGCACAGGACACCTCCAAGGGCCACGGCGCATTGACGGACCCTGCGCAAATGGTTGCAGCAAAGGAAGCATGGGGCTGGACTGCAGCCCCGTTCGACATTCCGACTGAAATTAAATCCGCATGGGAAGCCATCGGCAGCCGTGGCGCGGATGCCCGCCGCGATTGGGAAGAGCGTTTTGACAAAATGCCCGGAAACAAGCGCGAGACATTCAATCGCGCGCTAGCGGGTGATGCGCCCAAGAAACTGAGCGCCGTTATCAAGGCCTTTAAAAAGCAGACGACCGAGAGCGCGCCAAAGCTGGCAACACGCGCGTCTTCTGAAAAAGTTCTTGAAGTTCTGAACCCTATCCTGCCTGAAACTGTTGGCGGCTCCGCCGACCTTACCGGCTCGAATAATACGAAAACAGCTGACCTAGGTGTTTTCGATCTAGAGACACGCGGTGGCCGCTACGTCTATTGGGGCATCCGTGAACATGGCATGGCATCCGCAATGAACGGTATGGCGCTGCATGGCGGCGTACGCCCCTACTCCGGCACATTCATGTGTTTCACCGATTACGCCCGCCCCGCCATGCGCCTCAGCGCGCTGATGCAGGTGCCTGTTGTCTATGTCATGACCCACGACAGCATCGGTCTAGGCGAGGATGGCCCGACACATCAGCCCGTCGAGCATCTGGCGATTTCACGCGCCACTCCAAACACACTGGTGTTCCGCCCTGCCGATACAGTCGAGACAGCAGAAGCCTGGGAAGTTGCATTTACCGAGAAGAGCCGCCCCTCCGTGCTGTCGCTGACGCGTCAGGGTTTGCCTACTGTGCGCCTCGAGCACAAGAACAAGAACATGACCGCCCTTGGTGCTTATGTTCTGGCCGAAGCGGAGGAGAAGCGTCAGGTGATCCTGATCGCGACAGGCTCCGAAGTGGAGATTGCCCTGAAGGCGCGTGATCTTTTGCAGGCGGAAGGCATCGGTACACGCGTTGTCTCGATGCCGTGCATGGAACTCTTTGCCGAGCAGGACGAGGCATACCGCAAGCGCGTTCTGCCGGGTGGTGCCGTACGTGTCGGCATCGAAGCTGGTGTGCGTCAGGGCTGGGACCAGTGGCTGCTGGGCGAGCGCGGCAAATGGGGCAAGGCGGACTTTGTCGGCATGGACCGTTTCGGGGCCTCCGCACCTGCTGAAGAGCTGTTCGAGAAGTTCGGGATTACGCCAGAGCACGTAGCAGCCAAGGCAAAAGCTCTACTGTAAAGCTGCATGAAGATAACGTTTAGGGCGGTGCTTTTTACAAAGCGCCGCCCTTTTTTGTTGCGAAATCGAAAATAGTCTGTCGCCTACACAGAGTTTTTTGTACCACTTTCGCCACATTTTAGGCGATGTTCAGCCACAACTGAAGGTTATCCAGAGGGTGTCTTGTAGGGTAGTAATACATTGTTAACGTATAAGGCGCAGACTGAGACGAAGTTTTGTAACGATCCCGGAGCAAGCGGATGGCCTACCTTCTTACAGCAGTAATGACCGGCGGCGTCGCCGCACTCATGTCATTGTTCGAAGGTCATGCAATAGGTCAGATTGCCCTTAACTATATCGTCTACGGTCATCTTGGCATGGCCACATTGGTCCTCGCAACAGTCGCTGCACGACGGTTCGACCGCAAAAAAACCCGCTAACTCCACGATCTATGCGTGACATCAGGAACGCAGCTTAGCGCCCGCCGCTAAGCTGCGGGTTTTGAAACAAATATCTTGCGCCACACTGGTGTTACCAGCTTTTCCCCGATGGGTATCAACAAAAGCCCCAACAACAGTCCAAGCACACCATCGATCGCGGCCTTGGTAAACCACTCGGTCGCGCCTGTGACGGCCTCGGGCACAGCATGTCCGACGGCGTAGGCAATATCGTGGATCACATGGGCAGGTCCGGCAATGCCCAACTCTTCAAGCCCGTGAATAATGATCGAGCCGCCAACCCAAAGCATGGCCGCCGTCCCAACAACCGTGAGCAGCCGCAAAAATCCCGGCATGGCTTTTACCAGACCACGGCCCATTGTACGGGTGAGTGACAGGCGACCATAGTTCGCCATGGCAAGACCCAGATCGTCCATTTTGACAATCAGCGCGACCGATCCGTAAACCGCCACTGTAATAATCACCGCGACGGCGGCCAGTGTTGCCGCCTCCATCCAGAAACTGCTGGCCGGAATGGCGGCCAGTGATATGGTCATAATTTCGGCGGAGAGAATAAAATCGGTTTTGATCGCACCCTTGGCCTTTTCTTCTTCGAGCTTGGCAGGATCGTCGATGGTGACCTCCTTGTTCGGGTGATCTTCGTGTCCGTGCCCCCAGCCTAGGACATGGGCTACCTTCTCGGCCCCCTCGAAACACAGATAGGCTCCGCCCAGCATCAACAACGGCGAGATCGCCCAAGGCGCAAATGCCGAAAGCGCAAGACCGGCGGGCAACAAGAACACCAGCTTGTTGCGCAAGGATCCTTTAGTGATGCGCCAGATGATCGGCAACTCGCGGCTCGCCTCGAATCCCGACACATATTTCGGCGTAACGGCGGCATCGTCTATCACCGCTCCTGCGGCCTTGGCCGAGGCTTTGGTCGCCTGCCCGATGACATCGTCAATCGAGGAGGCCGCCACTTTTGCGATGGCAGCCACGTCATCCAACAGGGCAATCAATCCGCTCATTTATCCGCTCCGTTTGTTTGTTGTCACACTGCTACTGTAGTGGCACGAAAATGCCAATGGAGGAGGCATGATCGCCAATCACACAGGTTTAACGCTAACATGGCTGGGCGCGGCGGCATTGCCTCTGGCCCCCTCATGCGGCAGGGGTTTATAGCAGGCATAACTCATCCCTAAAGGAGCCTATTATGACCATCAAAGTCGGAATTAACGGTTTTGGCCGCATCGGCCGCTGCACCCTGTCGCACATCGCCCGCTCTGGCCGGACCGATATCGAGGTGATCAAGCTGAACGCAACCGGTCCGATCGAGACGGCGATGCATTTGCTCAAATACGATTCTGTGCATGGGCGTTTCCCGAACGAGATCACGATTGGCGATGGAACAGTCAATTTGGGGCAAAACGACATTCAGGTTATGTCTACCTATGATCTGGACGCGCTCGACTGGTCGGGCTGTGACGTGGTGCTTGAATGCACAGGTCAGTTCAACGACGGTGAAAAGGCAGCCGCCCATATCCGTGCAGGCGCCAAAAAGGTTTTGCTGTCGGCGCCGGGCAAAAACGTCGACCGCACCGTGGTAATGGGTGTGAACGATCATGAGTTGCTGGCCAGCGATGCTATGGTCTCCAACGGGTCATGCACCACCAACTGCCTCGCGCCGCTGGCCAAGGTCCTGCACGAGGCATTCGGGATCGAAAGCGGTATCATGACCACGATCCACAGCTATACCGGCGACCAGCCGACGCTCGACCGTCGCCACAAGGATTTGTACCGTGCGCGCGCCGCTGCCATGGCCATTATTCCGACCTCGACAGGTGCCGCAAAGGCACTGGGCGAAGTGCTGCCCGCGCTCAAAGGCAAGCTCGACGGTACTGCCCTGCGCGTGCCCACCCCGAACGTGAGCGCGGTGGACCTTACGTTCATTGCAGGCCGTGATGTGACAGTAGACGAAGTAAATGCCGCCGCAAAAGCTGCCGCCGAAGGTCCGATGTCGCAGGTGATGGCATATGATCCAGAGCAAAAAGTCTCGATCGACTTTAACCAGACCGAGCACAGCTCGATCTTTGCGCCGGACCAGACGGTGGTCGTTGGCGGGCGTACTGTGCGCGTGCTGGCGTGGTATGACAATGAATGGGCATTTTCCGTGCGGATGGCGGATGTGGCCGTTGCCATGGGCAAACTGGCCTAAGCCTTGCCGCAACGATCTGCCTGCCCTAAAAGGGGCAGGCAATAAAAAGGGCGCGTAGATGACCAACCGGATCGCATTAGTACTCGGCCTGATCATTATCGGCGCTATTGTGGCCGACTATATCTACTTCGGTGTAGAACATACTGTTTTTCTTGCCAAAAAGCTTACCGACCTGATCGAATGGCTGGCCTTCTGGCGCTAGAGCGCCCGACACAGTGACACAGTCCCGCTTGCGGTGTTGAAAGTCACCGCCTGCAGGCCTAGGTTCCCCAAGAATGGCACTTCACAGATAAAATCGAGACATCAGCATGACCATCAAAGTCGGGATAAACGGGTTTGGCCGTATCGGCCGCAATATCCTGCGCGCCCTGATCGAGAGCGGGCGTGACGACATAGAGGTGGTGGCGATCAATGATCTGGCCCCCCTTGCAACAAATGCCCATTTGTTCGAGTTTGATTCCGTGCATGGACGCTTTGGCCGAGAGGTCGAATGGCGCGAGGGCGTCATGGATGTGGGTCGTGGTCCTATCCGCATGACGGCCCATTCAGCGCCCGAGAATCTGCCGTGGGGCGATGTGGATATCGCAATGGAATGCACCGGCGTCTTCCGGGCACCGCAAAAGGCAGCACTGCACCTGCAAAACGGCTCAAGCAAGGTATTGCTGTCCGCTCCTGCAAAAGGAGACATGAAAACAATCGTCTACGGCGTAAACGATGATCTTATTACTGCGGATGACACTGTGGTGTCCAACGCGTCGTGCACGACAAATTGCCTCGCTCCGCTGGCCTATGCTCTGCACCGGGCGTTCACCATCAAGCGCGGGTTTATGACAACTGTGCACAGCTATACCGGTGACCAATCCATCCACGACAAGGCACATAATGATTTAAACCGCGCCCGTGCGGCAGGCCTGTCGATGATCCCCACGACGACCGGCGCGGCAGAAGCGTTGGGCATTGTTCTACCCGAGCTTGCGGGCCTCATTACCGGAACCGCGGTGCGCGTTCCCACGCCCAACGTATCCTGTGTCGATCTGGTGATTGAAGTGGGCCAGCATGTAACGGTGGATCAGGTGAACACCGTGCTGGCCGATGCCGCAACAGGTATGCACGGCGTGATGGCTGTCACTTCACGGCAGCTCGTCTCGGTTGATTTTAATCACGATGCGCACAGCACGACGGTGGCGCTGGACCAGACAACAGTTCAGGGTGGCACCCTGCTGCGCGTCTTTGCGTGGTATGACAACGAGTGGGGCTTCTCGAACCGTATGCTGGATACAGCAACCGCCATGATGCGCGCCTAGGACCTATTTGCCGAGGCGCGCTTTGAGCTCCGTATTCACCAGCGGCGTAACGAATTTGCTGACATCCCCATCAAGGCGGGCAATCTCTTTGACCAGCTTGCTCGCGATCGCCTGATGCTGTGCCTCGGCCATCAAAAATACCGTCTCGATCTGGTTGTTGAGCTGTCGGTTCATGCCAACCATCTGATACTCATACTCAAAGTCGGCAACAGCGCGCAGGCCGCGAATAATCAGGCTTGCGCCCACATCGTTGGCGCAGTGGATCAGTAGGTTCTCGAACGGGTGCACAACGATCTGGATGCCGGTTTCGCGCGTAAGGGCGGCACATTCGTGCTCGATCATCACAACACGCTCTTCGAGCGTAAAGAGCGGCCCCTTGTCACGGTTGATTGCGACCCCGATCACCAGCTTGTCCACAAGTGACGCTGCGCGCCTGATGATATCGATGTGCCCCAATGTGATAGGGTCGAAAGTACCGGGATATAGGCCAACGCGCATGTGCAGCGCTCCTTGGATCAGAGTTTGTCAGGTGCCCAAGCAAACATGTGCCGGGCCGGGATGCAATACCTGCTAGTGCCCCCGGATCATCCCTTCAAGCGCATCTTTCTCCATCGCAAGCTCCATAAGACGCGCCTTGACCACATCCCCAAGCGAAATCAGCCCGACCAGAACACCGTCTTCAAGTACCGGCATGTGGCGAAAACGCCCCTCTGTCATCTGCTCGAGGACCATATCGGCGCGCATATCGCGACTACAGGTAACCAGTTTCGCTGTCATTATGCTACTCACAGGCTCTGCCAGACTGGCCGCACCGGAGCGCCCCAGCTCGCGCACGATATCACGCTCTGAGAGGATGCCATCGGGTGCCAGCCCGTCACGCGAGACGATCAATGTCCCGATCCGTCGCTCCGACAACATATACGCCGCCTGTGCAATGGTCGTGGACGGCATCACCGTCACCACTGTCTCATCCGCCTTGGACTTCAAAATATGAGATACCAACATTGATCTTCCTCCCGTGGTCAACCTGATCTTGCTTGCGATGGTCGCGCAGCATCTGCGCTTGTGTCAAGCGCGCAGAACTTAACCGACAAGCGCTTCGAGCCTTGCCACCTCCTCGCGCAGGCCCGCAGAGAGCAGATCGGCGAACCGTGCGAGGCGTGCGTTGCGTGCATCGTCCACATGCCGGATCAGGTAAAACGCCCGTGTCAAACTCACTGCATCGGTCAGAATACGGCGCAATGGCAACGCGAACGGCAAGCTGAAATCATGGACCACGCCCACGCCTGCCCCCTGCCGCAACATATTTACCTGAACCGAAACAGAGTTGGATGCCAGCGCCACGCGCCCTGCCCCCAGATCCGCCAGATAATCAAGCTCACGATCGAAAATCATGTCCGAGATATAACCCACCATCCGGTGGGATTTGAGGTCAGCGAGGCACCCGATGGGACCGTGCGCCTCAAGATAGCTCTCTGACGCTGCCAGATGCAGCTTGTACTCCGTGACCTGCCGCACCACCAACCGGCCGGCAGTTGGCGCGCTTACTCCGATGGCCATGTCCGCCTCGCGCCGTGTGAGGTTGAATACCCGTGGCAGTGCTACAATCTGGATCTCCAGCTGCGGGTTATCGCGCCCGATGGCGGCACATACCTGCGGCAAAAGAAAATTTGCACAGCCGTCCGGCGCGCCCAACCTGATTTGCCCGCTCAATCCCTCACTCTTGGCATCATCCCCGACTGCAGTACCGCGCATAGCCTGCTCGACCGCCCCGGCCCGCTCGAGCAGTTGTGCTCCCGCTTGGGTCAGTGCGTAGCCCTGAGGTGATTTAACAAACAATGCCACCTGCATGGCTTTCTCTAGCCGCCCCATACGGCGCCCCAATGTTGCAGGGTCCAGCCGCAGCACCTTGCCCGCCCCCGACAGGCTCTGCTCCCGTGCAACAGCTAAAAACAGGCGTAAGTCATCCCAATTTTGCAATGTGGCCCTCCTTTCCCATTCTTGGCTGTCCCTCCTGTCTGAGTATTTTAACTCGTTCATACAGGCAAAATTGCAGGATGGCTTTGAAAACTTGCCCCTACCACCCGCCTTTTTGCAAGACTACTGTGAGACCAAATCCAACAGGAGATGCCAGATGAAAGAACTCACCCATTATATCAACGGCGAACATGTCAAAGGCACATCGGGCCGATTCGCTGATGTTATGAATCCCGCGACTGGCGAAGTGCAGGCGCAATGCCCGCTAGCTTCCAAGTCCGAGCTTGAGCAGGCCGTTGCTTTTGCCGCCGCTGCCCAGCCCAAATGGGCCGCTACCAATCCGCAGCGCCGCGCGCGCGTCCTGATGCGTCTGGTTGACCTGCTGAACCGCGATATGGACAAGCTGGCCGAAGCGCTGAGCCGTGAGCATGGCAAAACCCTTCCAGATGCTGCAGGCGATGTGCAGCGTGGTCTGGAAGTCGTAGAATACTGCATCGGTGCACCACAGCTTTTGAAAGGCGAATATACCGATTCAGCCGGGCCCGGCATTGACATGTATTCCATGCGTCAGGCGCTTGGAGTGACCGCAGGCATCACGC
It encodes:
- a CDS encoding DUF481 domain-containing protein, which codes for MNTLFKFAAVSTLALMVAAPAMAQSNANTVLNDSIDDITTDVNRDLNRANDADRFGPNGVAQGWRGSFALSASGTSGNTDEGDLSAAGRLTYGIGDWNHLVGFAAEYSEANGTTSEEKFFATYEGSRYFTERLYAFGLARYQYDGFLTDNDGAEIPGASRTDAFLGFGPGYRVINRADLTWRVQAGPGIRYVKQSNGDSDTEASMIITSRYFYGINDQVSLTMDTDILGSETDTIFANDAGINYKLTDNLSTRISLRTEYTTDPIGADKSTDNTFGVSLVLGF
- a CDS encoding cell division protein ZapA yields the protein MPEVKISIGGRHFDVACQEGEESYLHSAAKMLDDEAQVLADAVGRMPEARMLLMAGLMLADKTASVEDKITEIRAELAEREAELAGLRNVVIEPERIEVPVVPQSVTDTLSELAARAEALAASVDEKVGG
- the tkt gene encoding transketolase; protein product: MDLKALQAANPDHWSKATAIRALALDAVAQANSGHSGMPIGMADVATVLFQNHLKFDAANPLWPDRDRFILSAGHGSMLIYALLHLVGDVQFPIEEIRNFRQMGARTAGHPENFLADAIETTTGPLGQGIANSVGFAMAEEIQRATYGAKVVDHYTYVIAGDGCLMEGVSQEAIALAGRHKLSKLIVMWDNNNITIDGPVSLSDTTDQVARFRAAGWDVQEVDGHNPAEIDAALNAAKKTDTPSMIACKTHIALGHAAQDTSKGHGALTDPAQMVAAKEAWGWTAAPFDIPTEIKSAWEAIGSRGADARRDWEERFDKMPGNKRETFNRALAGDAPKKLSAVIKAFKKQTTESAPKLATRASSEKVLEVLNPILPETVGGSADLTGSNNTKTADLGVFDLETRGGRYVYWGIREHGMASAMNGMALHGGVRPYSGTFMCFTDYARPAMRLSALMQVPVVYVMTHDSIGLGEDGPTHQPVEHLAISRATPNTLVFRPADTVETAEAWEVAFTEKSRPSVLSLTRQGLPTVRLEHKNKNMTALGAYVLAEAEEKRQVILIATGSEVEIALKARDLLQAEGIGTRVVSMPCMELFAEQDEAYRKRVLPGGAVRVGIEAGVRQGWDQWLLGERGKWGKADFVGMDRFGASAPAEELFEKFGITPEHVAAKAKALL
- a CDS encoding DUF808 domain-containing protein; the encoded protein is MSGLIALLDDVAAIAKVAASSIDDVIGQATKASAKAAGAVIDDAAVTPKYVSGFEASRELPIIWRITKGSLRNKLVFLLPAGLALSAFAPWAISPLLMLGGAYLCFEGAEKVAHVLGWGHGHEDHPNKEVTIDDPAKLEEEKAKGAIKTDFILSAEIMTISLAAIPASSFWMEAATLAAVAVIITVAVYGSVALIVKMDDLGLAMANYGRLSLTRTMGRGLVKAMPGFLRLLTVVGTAAMLWVGGSIIIHGLEELGIAGPAHVIHDIAYAVGHAVPEAVTGATEWFTKAAIDGVLGLLLGLLLIPIGEKLVTPVWRKIFVSKPAA
- the gap gene encoding type I glyceraldehyde-3-phosphate dehydrogenase codes for the protein MTIKVGINGFGRIGRCTLSHIARSGRTDIEVIKLNATGPIETAMHLLKYDSVHGRFPNEITIGDGTVNLGQNDIQVMSTYDLDALDWSGCDVVLECTGQFNDGEKAAAHIRAGAKKVLLSAPGKNVDRTVVMGVNDHELLASDAMVSNGSCTTNCLAPLAKVLHEAFGIESGIMTTIHSYTGDQPTLDRRHKDLYRARAAAMAIIPTSTGAAKALGEVLPALKGKLDGTALRVPTPNVSAVDLTFIAGRDVTVDEVNAAAKAAAEGPMSQVMAYDPEQKVSIDFNQTEHSSIFAPDQTVVVGGRTVRVLAWYDNEWAFSVRMADVAVAMGKLA
- the gap gene encoding type I glyceraldehyde-3-phosphate dehydrogenase, translated to MTIKVGINGFGRIGRNILRALIESGRDDIEVVAINDLAPLATNAHLFEFDSVHGRFGREVEWREGVMDVGRGPIRMTAHSAPENLPWGDVDIAMECTGVFRAPQKAALHLQNGSSKVLLSAPAKGDMKTIVYGVNDDLITADDTVVSNASCTTNCLAPLAYALHRAFTIKRGFMTTVHSYTGDQSIHDKAHNDLNRARAAGLSMIPTTTGAAEALGIVLPELAGLITGTAVRVPTPNVSCVDLVIEVGQHVTVDQVNTVLADAATGMHGVMAVTSRQLVSVDFNHDAHSTTVALDQTTVQGGTLLRVFAWYDNEWGFSNRMLDTATAMMRA
- the coaD gene encoding pantetheine-phosphate adenylyltransferase; protein product: MRVGLYPGTFDPITLGHIDIIRRAASLVDKLVIGVAINRDKGPLFTLEERVVMIEHECAALTRETGIQIVVHPFENLLIHCANDVGASLIIRGLRAVADFEYEYQMVGMNRQLNNQIETVFLMAEAQHQAIASKLVKEIARLDGDVSKFVTPLVNTELKARLGK
- a CDS encoding CBS domain-containing protein, yielding MLVSHILKSKADETVVTVMPSTTIAQAAYMLSERRIGTLIVSRDGLAPDGILSERDIVRELGRSGAASLAEPVSSIMTAKLVTCSRDMRADMVLEQMTEGRFRHMPVLEDGVLVGLISLGDVVKARLMELAMEKDALEGMIRGH
- a CDS encoding LysR family transcriptional regulator codes for the protein MQNWDDLRLFLAVAREQSLSGAGKVLRLDPATLGRRMGRLEKAMQVALFVKSPQGYALTQAGAQLLERAGAVEQAMRGTAVGDDAKSEGLSGQIRLGAPDGCANFLLPQVCAAIGRDNPQLEIQIVALPRVFNLTRREADMAIGVSAPTAGRLVVRQVTEYKLHLAASESYLEAHGPIGCLADLKSHRMVGYISDMIFDRELDYLADLGAGRVALASNSVSVQVNMLRQGAGVGVVHDFSLPFALPLRRILTDAVSLTRAFYLIRHVDDARNARLARFADLLSAGLREEVARLEALVG